One segment of Deltaproteobacteria bacterium DNA contains the following:
- a CDS encoding DUF898 domain-containing protein, translating into MAFRPDHPAYFVNPRPQRFAFIGSGGEYFRIWIVNLFLSIITLGIYSAWAKVRRERYFCAHTLLAGSPFSYHGQPMAILKGRVLAVLVVIGFNVVSQFAPMYSLLFLPAFLIAIPWAVRTSLRFKAANTSWRGVHFTFTASMKESFAVIYGWGLLNILTLGLTMPASIRRWHKYIFNNLSFGGKKFDADPPLRGYYEPFIIPFVVILGVPLLIAATVRGGFSTEAASIGFLLPQIAALAALFYLVLPLLFLAYVNVRIRNHLCDNLLLGHHGLSSDMRPAGMLWVLVRHGLPVPLTLGLYLPVLRVALTRYRVEHLQLYPAGSIDTFVAERLEDQRALGEELTDILDLDLGL; encoded by the coding sequence ATGGCTTTTCGTCCCGATCATCCCGCGTATTTCGTCAATCCCAGACCGCAACGCTTCGCGTTTATCGGTTCTGGCGGGGAGTATTTCCGAATCTGGATTGTCAACCTGTTCTTGTCCATCATTACGCTCGGTATCTATTCGGCCTGGGCCAAGGTCCGCCGCGAACGATATTTTTGCGCGCACACGCTTCTGGCCGGCTCGCCGTTCAGCTATCACGGCCAGCCCATGGCCATTCTCAAAGGCCGCGTGTTGGCCGTGCTGGTCGTGATCGGCTTCAATGTGGTCAGCCAATTCGCGCCCATGTACAGTCTGCTCTTCCTGCCCGCCTTTCTGATCGCCATCCCATGGGCGGTGCGGACCAGCCTGCGTTTCAAGGCCGCCAACACCAGCTGGCGCGGAGTGCATTTCACATTCACCGCGAGCATGAAGGAATCTTTCGCGGTCATCTATGGATGGGGACTTCTGAATATTCTGACCCTGGGCCTGACCATGCCCGCCTCCATCCGGCGTTGGCACAAATATATTTTCAATAACCTGAGCTTTGGCGGAAAAAAATTCGACGCCGACCCGCCCCTGCGGGGCTACTACGAACCGTTCATCATCCCCTTTGTCGTGATCCTTGGCGTTCCGTTGCTCATCGCCGCCACCGTGCGCGGAGGTTTCTCGACCGAAGCGGCCAGCATCGGATTCCTTCTGCCACAGATCGCAGCCCTCGCCGCGCTGTTCTACCTCGTTCTGCCCCTGCTTTTCCTCGCCTATGTCAACGTCCGCATCCGCAACCACTTGTGCGACAATCTCCTTCTCGGACATCATGGACTGTCATCCGACATGCGCCCGGCGGGCATGCTCTGGGTGCTGGTCAGGCACGGCCTGCCGGTTCCCCTTACCCTCGGGCTGTATCTCCCCGTCCTGCGCGTCGCCCTGACCCGATACCGCGTCGAGCACCTGCAGCTCTACCCGGCCGGAAGCATCGACACCTTCGTGGCCGAACGTCTCGAAGATCAGCGCGCCCTGGGCGAGGAACTCACCGACATCCTGGATCTGGACCTTGGACTCTAG
- a CDS encoding HDOD domain-containing protein → MNASNRPSRQDATRSSWGKTSCRSCRHTVFAIEKPNPQHREDASMSNSKRLKQLDFSVPGIKPVGMKLIKLVNAPEPNLIEIAQTAELDPAVFGTISACANSAMYGGIQEIRDLRMAVTRLGLREVRRIVFHVVLESAFRADCAEINHLLRHLWTQSLCTALTMQRLIPDCPQLKELSVDLIASIYPLGLLHLIGVPVLVANYLPAFPSFARDSLKLTQQETLAREQALFDGFDHLQLGAELVRRWGFSDLFADILASHDSPTPPLPSGGRLLHSLLRQARYVGEAMGYAAMPSTPEDYWLQGSILDTSQVDMAAVERDVLDQMEQALDFDRENASRR, encoded by the coding sequence ATGAACGCATCGAACAGGCCGAGCAGGCAGGACGCAACTAGATCCTCTTGGGGCAAAACATCTTGCCGCTCATGCCGCCACACAGTATTTGCAATAGAAAAACCGAACCCCCAACACAGGGAAGACGCCAGCATGTCAAATTCCAAACGCCTCAAGCAGCTCGACTTTTCGGTCCCCGGCATCAAGCCCGTCGGCATGAAATTGATCAAGCTGGTCAACGCGCCGGAACCAAACCTGATCGAAATCGCGCAAACGGCCGAGCTGGACCCGGCTGTCTTTGGAACCATCAGCGCCTGCGCCAATTCGGCCATGTATGGGGGAATACAGGAAATCAGGGATCTGCGCATGGCCGTGACCCGACTCGGGCTGCGAGAAGTCCGGCGCATCGTCTTCCATGTGGTTCTGGAATCGGCCTTTCGGGCCGACTGCGCCGAAATCAACCATCTTCTGCGCCACCTCTGGACACAAAGCCTGTGCACGGCCCTGACCATGCAGCGCCTCATACCGGACTGTCCGCAACTCAAGGAACTATCGGTGGACCTGATCGCCTCCATCTATCCCCTGGGACTGCTGCACCTGATCGGCGTCCCGGTTCTTGTCGCCAACTATCTCCCGGCCTTTCCCAGTTTCGCCCGCGACAGCCTCAAGCTGACCCAGCAGGAAACCCTGGCCCGGGAGCAGGCTCTCTTCGATGGTTTCGACCATCTTCAACTCGGCGCGGAACTGGTCCGGCGCTGGGGATTTTCGGACCTGTTCGCCGACATTCTGGCCAGTCACGATTCCCCCACCCCGCCCCTTCCCTCCGGAGGACGGCTTCTGCATTCCCTGCTGCGTCAGGCGCGATACGTGGGCGAGGCCATGGGATACGCGGCCATGCCCAGCACCCCGGAAGATTATTGGCTCCAGGGGAGCATCCTGGATACTTCCCAGGTGGACATGGCCGCCGTGGAGCGGGATGTGCT
- a CDS encoding M48 family metallopeptidase: MDSSPIHAAWFDGHTSRRVDAILGRESERLVVHVQDGQTSYALDTIRVEQPLGSAPRRIEFPDGSFCEVADHAGLERLLRVQAQPGLLPKMERAPAMALAALVLTMSFVAVGYVWGLPWAAEKAARLVPEHWNRQLGSSTLDLLDRVHAQPSSLHPDRQQAIREAFARLVPPSNPAPAWILHFRDLGDLPNAMALPSGDIVISDALVRNARSDGEILAVLAHELGHVALRHGLRRLLQGLGVSMTVAALTGSFSDLATHASGMLELTYSRDMEWEADAYAIRMLQANQLSPTLLARALQTLRDWPGDTTGRTRLPAILSTHPDLDERIEQAEQAGRN; this comes from the coding sequence TTGGACTCTAGCCCCATCCACGCCGCCTGGTTCGATGGCCACACCTCCCGGCGCGTGGACGCGATTCTGGGTCGCGAATCGGAACGGCTCGTGGTCCACGTCCAGGACGGCCAGACATCCTATGCCCTGGACACAATCCGCGTCGAACAACCGCTGGGATCCGCTCCCCGTCGCATCGAATTTCCGGACGGGTCCTTTTGCGAAGTGGCCGATCACGCCGGCCTTGAACGCCTGCTCCGCGTCCAGGCCCAACCCGGTCTGCTCCCCAAAATGGAACGCGCCCCGGCCATGGCCCTGGCCGCCCTTGTCCTAACGATGTCCTTCGTCGCGGTCGGATATGTCTGGGGTCTGCCCTGGGCCGCGGAAAAAGCGGCCCGACTTGTTCCGGAACACTGGAACCGTCAGCTCGGCAGCTCGACCCTGGACCTCCTCGACCGCGTCCACGCCCAGCCAAGCAGCCTGCACCCGGACAGACAACAGGCCATCCGCGAGGCTTTTGCCCGTCTCGTGCCACCAAGCAACCCCGCGCCGGCCTGGATTCTGCACTTCCGCGACCTGGGCGACCTGCCAAACGCCATGGCACTGCCCTCCGGAGATATTGTCATCTCCGACGCCCTGGTCCGCAACGCCCGCTCCGATGGCGAAATCCTCGCCGTGCTGGCCCATGAGCTCGGCCACGTGGCCCTGCGCCACGGCTTGCGCCGACTTCTGCAAGGGCTTGGGGTGTCCATGACCGTGGCGGCCCTGACCGGAAGCTTTTCGGACCTCGCCACCCATGCCTCGGGTATGCTGGAACTGACGTACTCCCGGGACATGGAATGGGAGGCCGACGCATACGCCATCCGCATGCTCCAGGCCAACCAGCTGTCCCCGACACTGCTGGCCAGGGCGCTACAGACCCTGCGGGACTGGCCAGGCGACACCACCGGCAGGACTCGGTTGCCGGCCATTCTATCCACCCATCCCGATCTGGATGAACGCATCGAACAGGCCGAGCAGGCAGGACGCAACTAG
- a CDS encoding phosphate/phosphite/phosphonate ABC transporter substrate-binding protein translates to MALLRFFLVALVLGLGACTDEESIVRVDMNRVENLAPPRQTEAITYAYLPQYSHSVSFERHRRLLEHLRQKTGLSFRQVYPDTFGDHIKMVERGEIDISFTNPFVYVSMARFGAQAFARVVEPDGGADFQGQIIVRSDNPAINGIEDCRGKRLIAVDQDSAGGYLYPMGLFHEHGITRGDFREVAFAAGSGGRQESVVLAVYAGAYDVGTIRKGTLDVVRDKIDLDQIRVLAESKPYPGWVYSARQGFDPRLLERIGQVFFALDSQRTPDGEILAAAGMTAIIAAKDADYDPVRDLALRLGMDKVK, encoded by the coding sequence ATGGCTTTGCTCAGATTTTTCCTGGTCGCGCTTGTTCTCGGTCTGGGTGCATGCACCGACGAGGAATCCATTGTCCGGGTGGACATGAACCGGGTCGAAAACCTCGCGCCGCCTCGCCAAACCGAGGCCATCACCTACGCCTATCTGCCCCAATATTCACATTCCGTGTCTTTTGAACGGCACCGCCGCCTGCTTGAACACCTGCGCCAGAAAACGGGACTGTCTTTCCGGCAGGTCTATCCCGATACGTTCGGTGACCACATCAAGATGGTTGAACGGGGCGAGATCGATATTTCCTTCACCAATCCCTTTGTCTATGTGTCCATGGCTCGTTTTGGAGCCCAGGCCTTCGCGCGGGTGGTCGAGCCCGACGGCGGCGCGGATTTCCAGGGACAGATCATTGTCCGGTCCGACAATCCGGCCATCAACGGTATCGAGGACTGCCGGGGAAAGCGGCTTATCGCCGTGGACCAGGACTCGGCCGGGGGATATCTGTACCCGATGGGCCTTTTTCATGAACATGGCATCACGCGGGGCGATTTTCGGGAAGTCGCCTTTGCCGCCGGTTCTGGTGGACGCCAGGAAAGCGTGGTGTTGGCCGTTTACGCCGGCGCTTATGATGTCGGGACCATCCGCAAGGGCACCCTGGACGTGGTGCGGGACAAGATCGACCTCGACCAGATCAGGGTGCTCGCCGAGAGCAAACCCTATCCTGGCTGGGTGTATTCCGCGCGCCAGGGTTTTGATCCGCGTCTGCTGGAACGGATCGGACAGGTTTTTTTCGCGTTGGACAGCCAACGGACTCCGGACGGGGAAATCCTGGCCGCGGCCGGCATGACCGCCATCATCGCGGCCAAGGATGCCGATTATGACCCGGTACGCGACCTCGCGCTGCGTTTGGGCATGGACAAGGTGAAGTGA